The following is a genomic window from Strongyloides ratti genome assembly S_ratti_ED321, chromosome : 1.
TAAATTCATATACACataaagcaaaaaaaatttttataaaaaactataagtgtttattttttattttaattaattataaaaacacAATATTTTGTGTGTACTCATGACCAAACAattcattataaaatgatattataatatataagttattgatttaaagtttttttctCTTCTTCAAGTAATGTTTGTAGTAAtttcataaatttatcatatatttcgGTATTTACAGCAACTATCCGATTTTTGAAATGCTCATAAAGAAAAGATAGAGCAAAGAAAAATTGATTTGAAGTTTGAACAGCCTTGTAGCGACGTTGTCTGACATAATCTAAGCATTTTATTGGATcgaatgatttttttaatttaatcatATCGATCATATAGATTATTAATGCAAGTGTACCAGTTCTTCCTACACCTGAACTACACtgaatcattaaataatcatttttgtttaattcaattaattttttatagaatcCATTGAAAGATTTTTTGTCAGAAGGTACAtctaaaagaaataatttaaaaattttttttttaattaaacaagCTTACTTTTATCAGGccaataaatataatgaagtagtttaaaattttttgttttatttgtaGATAATTGAGTAAGTATACAATCATACtcataataacatttattctTATCAAGTTGACCACCTTTATTTGTAagtgaataatttttagaattattatCTTTGAGATTTAATGAAAAGTAAGGATAGcatttattttgtttctttaattcattttcattaataagaATTGCTATTACTTCAAtctgatatttaaaaattatatcatatGTATCATCAACAGTTTCTTTTAATGGTgcctaaaaaaatatatgttatattataaaatatttatgaattCTTACCTGacacataataatttttctttcttttccttcaccatatttataaatcatttCATTAGCATGAATAAATCCTTCAACATTAGTAGAATCTTTTTCTccaatatttaatgaatttctaTCAAAACATGGAATTTCTGGATATcgtatcttattttttttttctgttttaagaatagaataaaaacgggaacattttttgtttaaaactttttcattaattatttgtGTTCTAATGAATCgttcataaaaatatcttaattttCCATAGTCAATCAAAccaacaaattttataaaacttttaatagaACTATCTTCATAAGATTcataaatatcaaatttatatttataattattatattgttcAGTAAATGTNACTTAATGAAATCAAACAAAAGAGGtgtagtaaaaaaatatctttgttagaattgataaataaaattacagttatttaaaaacttctGGAAATAACGANNNNNNNNNNNNNNNNNNNNNNNNNNNNNNNNNNNNNNNNNNNNNNNNNNNNNNNNNNNNNNNNNNNNNNNNNNNNNNNNNNNNNNNNNNNNNNNNNNNNNNNNNNNNNNNNNNNNNNNNNNNNNNNNNNNNNAGTTAATTCTTTTGGTTTTCCTACATTTACAGTCATTTCAAATTTAGTAATTGATAAATGAGTTGCTTCATCTactgataaattttttataaattgaaCAGTTACATTTCcatatttttctttcttttttggccaataattaaaatttttatcatcaatTGAAATATCATTATTCTGTTGATCAATAAATGCAACAACTACTTTGACATTTTCACGATATAACAACTcccaaaaataatttattttttcttttgttggTCCATctgatataatatattttctttctggtgatatattattaatacaataaGCAGTTATTTCTTCATTAATATCTCTAAAACAATTGAccaaatttttatcaaaaagagAGATTGTATCAGTAAAAATTTCTTCACCACCttcttctatttttttatattcaaaattttgtaCACCATCtgaaatatattctttttttataccaTTTTCAGAATACGTTTCTAAGTCTTGTTTTGATATTTGATCCCataattcaaatatattaggatatgtttttataattttcttttttataataattggtcttaataatttaatgtaaCAGAATATAGCAGCAATTGTTATAATGACtagaataattaaaataattccaATTATTATTCCATATGCACCACCAGCTCcaatattatctttaagcttttcaaaaaatgattttttcaTAGCTGCTATCTTTTGATCTTGTTCagctaatattttttcatattctGATCCATCACTTATTggtattaatttatattcttcttctcctttttcattttttcccataaatactttttttccttttataaatgtttgaGTTAAAGTAACACTTCCAGTTGGAGTAATATAAcgacaatttaaaaatattatgttggttttaatattttttaaaataatataatctcCAGAACGTTTAAAATTATccttttcattattaataaattcatt
Proteins encoded in this region:
- a CDS encoding Protein-tyrosine phosphatase, receptor/non-receptor type domain and Protein-tyrosine/Dual specificity phosphatase domain and Protein-tyrosine phosphatase, catalytic domain-containing protein; the encoded protein is MFLLLHHFTITWLLLQIITYCKGTIPSALFPSVSKNINESTFPVAMKIKPTSDLILVKCPDKYYKHSNIKDSFNMDGLLEFSKLTFRTNSKIFAWTPSVYNNINRDNIVTCGIAGIINFNNKSINYDWKMEYNWQSKPKPFEIAKREKISKTLPPSNNCSDNPAKLVKFTKDKQGNMKRININNGELKEAEELPHANKLYYYFDVPDDNSILEYVPPCQIVRAVNEKPEIKINGQEHPVSPNNNKIYVVKRESMTEVFNIKLHLMSPDAPDFYKGEKILMKEMRYTESSIADIPNTDEMIMDSFTLHQFKILKFTYNYPTIENDNVEEKIYYFGPMKDDYTLPNQDILYLANETSIQPNCTINGITYGYFESLTYENKTIKLNEFINNEKDNFKRSGDYIILKNIKTNIIFLNCRYITPTGSVTLTQTFIKGKKVFMGKNEKGEEEYKLIPISDGSEYEKILAEQDQKIAAMKKSFFEKLKDNIGAGGAYGIIIGIILIILVIITIAAIFCYIKLLRPIIIKKKIIKTYPNIFELWDQISKQDLETYSENGIKKEYISDGVQNFEYKKIEEGGEEIFTDTISLFDKNLVNCFRDINEEITAYCINNISPERKYIISDGPTKEKINYFWELLYRENVKVVVAFIDQQNNDISIDDKNFNYWPKKKEKYGNVTVQFIKNLSVDEATHLSITKFEMTVNVGKPKELTXXXXXXXXXXXXXXXXXXXXXXXXXXXXXXXXXXXXXXXXXXXXXVISRXTFTEQYNNYKYKFDIYESYEDSSIKSFIKFVGLIDYGKLRYFYERFIRTQIINEKVLNKKCSRFYSILKTEKKNKIRYPEIPCFDRNSLNIGEKDSTNVEGFIHANEMIYKYGEGKERKIIMCQAPLKETVDDTYDIIFKYQIEVIAILINENELKKQNKCYPYFSLNLKDNNSKNYSLTNKGGQLDKNKCYYEYDCILTQLSTNKTKNFKLLHYIYWPDKNVPSDKKSFNGFYKKLIELNKNDYLMIQCSSGVGRTGTLALIIYMIDMIKLKKSFDPIKCLDYVRQRRYKAVQTSNQFFFALSFLYEHFKNRIVAVNTEIYDKFMKLLQTLLEEEKKTLNQ